GCCGACCGCCCCTGGCGGCCAGGGCGGAGCATGCCCGCATCTGGGAAAAAGACCACCCTGGCACGGCCCTGCAGCCCTTCCGGAGCCCGGACGACCCCTCCCCGATGAGCCCCGGAGCCCTCCCAGATCTCGTTTAGAGACTCCTCCGATTCGAAAACACCCTTTGGCACCCCGCCCCAACGGCTGGCTAAGGATTCAGGGGCGCCCGTCAACATGGGCAAAAGGGATTGTCCGTTGCAGGGCTTCCCGGCAACTTGGGCGGCTGTTATGGACGTGTTGAATCTCGGCATGGTGGGAGGCGGAACGGTGGGCAGCGGGGTGTTTCACGCCCTGCAACAAAATGGAGAGGTCCTGGCCCGCCGCATCGGTGTCCGCATTCAAGTCCGGAAAGTGGCCGTCAAAGCCGTGGACGAACCGCGGCCGTACCCGATCCCGCACCGGTTCCTCACCACGGACTGGCGGGCCGTGGTCGAGGACCCGGAAGTGCACCTGGTCACGGAGCTGGTGGGCGGCACAACCGTGGCGCGGACCATCGTCCTGACGGCCCTTCGTCTGGGCAAACCGGTCATCACGGCCAACAAAGCCCTGCTGTCCGCGCACGGCCCGGAGTTGTTCCGAGAGGCGGAACGGCACGGCACCAACCTCTACTACGAGGCCAGCGTCTGCGGCGGCATCCCCATCATCAAGGCCCTTCGAGAGGGATTCGTGGGCAACCGCATCCGGGCCCTCTACGGCATCGTCAATGGCACGTGCAACTACATCCTCACCCGCATGGCGCGGGATCGGGCCGATTTCCCGACCGTGTTGGCCGAAGCCCAGCGCCAGGGCTACGCCGAAACGCCCCCGGACCTCGACATTGACGGCCACGATGCCCAGCACAAGACCGGCATCCTCGCCTCCCTGGCCCACGGCACATGGATCCCCGCCTCCAGGATCAACGTGGAAGGCATCCGTTCGGTCACACCGCTGGACCTCGAATTTGCCGCCCAGTTGGGTTACACGATCAAGCTGCTCGGCATCGTGAAACAGTTGAACGCTCCGGAGTCAGACGAGGACCCAACAGAGGTGCAAGTCTCCGTTTATCCGGCGTTGATCCCGTCGGCACACGTGCTGGCGGGCGTGCAAGGAGTGTTCAACGCGGTGTTCGTCCGGGGTGACGTGGTGGGCGACACCCTCTTTTACGGCCAGGGCGCCGGCAAGGACGCCACGGCCAGCGCCGTGCTCAGTGATCTTGCGGACGCCGCATTGGACGTTCGCCTCGGCACACGCCGGCGGCGACCTGCCTTCGTGGAAGTACCCGGCAGAATCCGCGTGGTCCCCATGGACGAGATCGTCACCCGATCCTTCGTACGGCTGAGCGTGGTGGACCGGCCCGGTGTCCTGGCCCGCATCGCGGCCGTGTTTGGTCAGGCAAAAATCGGCATTGCCTCGGTGATCCAACCGGAGGGCCATACCGGCGAAGTGGTCCCGCTGATTCTGATGCTGCATGAGGCGCCGGATGGAGCCGTGCGCAAGGCGCTGGCCCGCATCGGCCGGTTGCCGGTGGTCAAGGCGCCCCCGGTCCGGTTCCGCGTGGAATCCCTGAGCTGAACGATCTCCCGACCGCAATGATTCGCTACCACAGCACCAATCGAGCCTCTCCGCCGGTGGACTTGCGGGAGGCCCTGCTGCGTGGACAGGCACCCGATCGGGGCCTCTACCTGCCCGAACGCTTTCCGGTCGTGGACCACCAGGTCCGCCGCCACTTCACCAGCCTGCCCTACGCCGCCATCGCCGCCGAGGTGCTGGCACCCTACACCGAGGGGCTCCTGACCCGGGATGAATTGGAAACCCTCTGCCGACAGGCTTACGACTTTCCCGTGCCCCTGGAACCCGTCCAGGGCATGAACCGCGTCTGGATCCTCCGGCTGGACCGGGGTCCCACGGCCTCCTTCAAAGACTTCGCCGCCCGATGGATGGCGCGCGTGCTGGCCCGCCTGGTCGCTCAGGACGGTCGCCCTTTGACCATCCTGACCGCCACCAGCGGCGACACCGGATCCGCCGTCGCCAGCGCATTTCATCGGGTGCCCGGCATCCGGGTGGTGGTGCTGTTCCCGCGCCATGAGGTCAGCAACCGCCAGCGCCGGCAAATGACCACCCTGGGCGACAACATCCGGTGCGTGGCCCTCGAGGGGAAGTTTGACGATTGTCAGGCGCTTGTGAAACAGGCTTTCGCCGACCCGGCCCTGGCCGGGCTGAACCTCTCCTCGGCCAATTCCATCAACATCGGGCGGTTGTTGCCCCAGACCGTGTACTACTTCTACGCAGCGTCGCGGGTGGCCGACCCGGACGAACCGGTGGACGTGGTCGTTCCCAGCGGCAATTTCGGTAACATGATGGGCGCGGTCATCGCCCGTCGCATGGGATTGCCGGTCCGAAGGCTCATCGTTCCCGTCAACGCCAATGACGAGTTCCCGCGCTACCTCGCCACCGGTCGCTATGAAAAGGTCGTACCCTCCCGTGCCTGCCTCTCCAATGCCATGAACGTGGGGCACCCGAGCAACCTGGCGCGGCTGGTGGCAGTCTACGGAGGCTGGATGGACGAATCCGGGCGCATTCGGGAGCAACCCGACCTCGACGCCATGCGCCGGGACCTGTTCAGTGTTTCGGTGTCCGATGAGGAGACCCGGACCGCCATCCGCGAAGCCTGGGAACGCCACCAGCTCCTGCTCGAACCCCACGGCGCCGTAGCCTGGCGCGGTTACCAACACTACCTGCACACCACGCAGCCGCCCGCCGCCCCCGCCGTGCTCTTGGAAACGGCGCACCCGGCCAAGTTCCCGGAGGAAATCGAACGCCTGCTCGGGTTCCAGCCGGAAGAACCCGACAGCTTGAAAGCACTGGATCACCTGCCCGAGTCCTACGATTCGCTCGAGCCGCGATACGACCTGTTCCGCGATTACCTCCTGGCCCTGCCACGGCCATGAACCAGGTTGACCCGTCCCGCTCCACCGCACGCCGCCGGATTCCGGCGGGTTCGTCCGCCGAATCGAAGTGGCGCCGGCACTTCTGGCTCCGCCTGGTGGTGCCATTGACAAAGCGGTTTGCCACCCCGTTCCACCTGTTCTCGCTGCTACCCTTTCAGGCCCGGTGCGAGGCGGCAGACCGGGCCCTGACCGGCCTGCCGGTCCGACATTGGTGGTCCGCCAAAACGCTCCCACTGCCGACTCTCTGGCAATGGTGGCGCGACCAGGGCCGTCCCATCGAGGTGGTCAGCGAGTTCGAACTGCAAGCCGCACTTGCCGCGGGGTTCCCACCCGATTCCATCCTCGTCAACGGCCCGGCCAAACACCACTGGCTCGACTCGTTCCCCCACTCCGGACTGAACGTCAACTTTGACTCCCTCCATGAAGTGGCCGCATTGGTCCGGCGGGCCCGGCAACAACGCTGGCGGGTGGGCCTTCGCCTGACACCAACGGTCATGGCCCGGTCGAACGCCCGGGACCGACCCGGCCAGTTTGGGATGACCGTGCCCGAGCTGAAAACAGCCCTTCAAAGGCTCCGACGGGCAGGACTTGAACCCGAAATCCTCCATTTCCATCTCGGCACCCAGATTGAGTCGGCCAACCTCTACGCTGCCGCCCTGACCGGGGCAGCCGCCGTTTGCCGGCAGCTGCAATGGTTCCCGCGGTTTGTGGACTGTGGCGGCGGTTGGCCAACGGATCATGTGAAAGACCTCACCGGCCGGCACGTCGCGCATCGTTTTTCTCTCACCGAATTTGCCCGCATCCTCCAGCGTGCCCGCGCAGAGTTTCCCGCCCTGAAGGAATACTGGCTGGAGAACGGCCGGTGGTTCTGCGCCCCTGCCGGAGCGCTGGTGGTCCGGGTACTGGATGTCAAACCGCGCGGCCGCATTCGTTACGTGATTTGTGACGGTGGCCGGACTCTTCATGCCATGATCAGCGCCTGGGAAACCCATACCGTCCTGAGCCATCCCGCCCGGCGGGGTCGGGCCGTCTCAACCGTGATCACCGGCCCCACCTGCATGACTTTCGATGTCCTGGCCGAAAGCCCTCTGCCGGAGAACATCCGCCCTGGCGATTTCCTGGTCTGGCTCGACGCCGGCGCCTACAACCTGTCCTGGGAGACCCGATTCTCCCACGGGTTTGCCCCCGTGCTGTGGCACGACGGCCGCACCGTCCGCGAGATTCGCCCGGCGGAAACCTTCGACGCCTGGTGGGGACGATGGCGCGCGTAAGTCCGCGGGGCACCCGTCCCGGGTGGAGCCGGCGACACTGCCCGGTTTCCGCAATGACCGGGCAAACGCCTCGCGATAGGGCCGGCGCGGCAAACCGGCGCTCAAATCCGTTCCATAACGCCGGCGTGCTGGTCGGCCCACCATGCCGAAGCTGCGGTGTTCCTAAAGCGGGCCGCTACCTTCCACCCCGGCGAAACCAGACGTCAGACAACCTGTCCCACCCCGTCGCTCGGAGTTTCAACCCTCGAACTGGAACGACAAATAAACCGCCACACCCTCGCCCCGGGCGTAGTCAAGCACCTCAGGGGCGCTGATCATGTGCGCCACCATCACGGGAAAAACGCGACCCAAAACCGGCTCCAACCGTTTCACCCGCCGGCGCAAAAAACGGTCCACGTCATTGCAGGACAACTGTGCCTTGCACTCCCCAACCACCCAGATCGGCTGACCGCCACGCTCCGCCCGACCCAGAATGTTGACCTCCAACGCGGAGCCCTCCACGTCGGTAAGGAAACCCCGACGCAGTCTTTCCACCAGCCGCACACCGTGCTCGCGCTCCAACAGTGGGGGCAGCGCCTGATACGCCCTGTTTTCCAAGGTGTATCCCAGGGTCATGGCAAGGCCCCCCAACTGGCGGTTGGTCTCGTCCAATCGGGCTTCCGTGTGCCTTTGCGCCTCAGCCAACTCCTCCAACCGCACTTCTGTGCTTTTCTGCGCCTCGGCCAACTCCTCCAACCGCACCTCAGTTCGCTTCTGCGCTTCGGCCAACTCTTCCAACCGCACTTCCGTGCGTTTCTGCGCCTCCGCCAACTCTTCCAACCGCACCTCTGTCCGTTTCTGTGCCTCGGCCAGTTCTCCCAACCGCACTTCCGTGCGTTTCTGTGCGTCGGCCAGCTCTTCCAACCGCACCTCAGTTCGCTTCTGCGCTTCAGCCAACTCCTCCAACCGCACTTCTGTGCGTTTTTGTGCCTCGGCCAGTTCTCCCAACCGCATCTCCGTTCGCCTTTGGGCCTCGGCAAGTTCTTCCACGCGTGTCTCGGTGCGTTTTTGTGCTTCCGCCAGTTCGTCGACGCGCAAGGCCAGGGTTTCGAGCCGCGCTTCCGTGCGCTTTTGCGCCTCGGCCAACTCACCCACACGCACCGTGAGTTCCTCCAAACGAGCCTCCGTCCGCTTCTGTGCCCCGGCCAACTCTTCCAACCGCACCTCAGTTCGCTTCTGCGCCTCGGCCAGCTCCCGGAATCGAGCCGCCGTTTCTCTCCGCGCCTCAGCCAGCTCTCGGAACCGAGCCTCCGTTTGTCTCTGTGCTTCGGCCAGCTCCCGGAACAAAGCCTCTGTTTGTCTCTGTGCCCCGGCCAGTTCTTCGAACCGCGCGTCCGTCCGTTTCTGCGCTTCCACCACCTCCCGCACAAGAGCCTCGGTGCGGTTCTGGGCCACGCCAAGCTCAGCCAATTGTTGGTCCACCTGCTGGAACAGCCGTTCGGTGCGGACCTGTTCCTCGGCCAGTTGCTGCAAAGTCCGCTGCACGGGGTCGAGGGCCTCCCGCACGCTGGTGCGCACGTGCTCTTGGATGAGAGCATCCAGCACCATCGCCACCTTTTGGGATGCCTCCGGCCCCAACGAACTCTTCAGCTCCTCATATGCCTCCCAAACGTTCATGGCGCCCATACCAGTCTGCCCGGAACGTCTCAACCTGTCAAAAAGCCGCCGCTTCGGGCCCCCGTCCTCGACGCCAGAACATCACCACCCCCGGAACACAACCCGGCATCGCAGCGGGCCCATTCGACCCGCCATGGCAACTTCAACCGGATAAACGACCGGGCACACGGGTCGTGGAACCAGACCCGAACGTGCCACCCCGGTCCCCGAATCCCTGACACTCCGCGTCAGTCACGGAGATCCCACCGCCCGACCGCGCAGTAATCCTACACCCCGTTGGGACCCAACCGACGAACCGCATCCTCCCAGATCCGGGCGATCTCCTGATACAGCGCCTTGAGCCGGGCGCGGTCGGCATCGCGCGCTTCCCGTCGCTGCGCCTCGAATCGCAGCGGTTCACCAAACACAACCCGGACCGGCCGCGGCCGCGGCCAACGGTGATGCCGGCTCATCGCCTCGTAGGTCCCAAAGATCCGGATCGGCACCACCGGAGCCTCGCTCCGTACCACCAACAGCCCCAGCCCCACCTGCGCCGGACGCAGACCGCCGTCCGGACTCCGCGTCCCCTCCGGAAACAACAACACCGCCTCGCCGGCGTGCAAATGCTCCAACAACGTCCGCAGCCCGGCCGGCGCAGCAGCGTCCCGATCCACCGGAATGCACCGATACTGACGCAGCAACCACCCCAGGGGAGGAAACCGAAACAGGCTCCGCCGGGCCAGATAAGACACCGGCCGGGTTAACGCCGCCCCCACCAGGGGCGGGTCCAGGTAACTCGCATGATTGGGCGCCAGGATCACACCGCCCTCCGCCGGCACCCGATCTGCATGGTCCACCTGCCATCGGAAATACACACGAAACACCAGCCGGCAAAACCGCCAGCTGACCCGGTAGATCGGTTCCATCCGGCTCACGCCGCTCATGCCGAGGTGGATTCGCCGGCCCCACGGGACGCCAACCGTTGCCGGATGTCCTCCAGGATGAGGGCACTGGTCTGCTCCGGGGTCATCCCGGAGGTGTTGATCACCCGGGCACCCAGGGGAACCATGAGCGGCGCCACCTTGCGCTGACTGTCCCGTTGATCCCGGGCGGCCAGGTCCTCCTGCACGCCCTCGGCGGCTCGACGCCGATGCCGCTCCTCCAGGCTCGCGTCCAGGTAATACTTGAACTCGGTCTCCGGAAACACGTTGGTGCCGATGTCGCGCCCTTCCATGACCAGGTTGCCGAACCGGATGCACTCGCGTTGCTTGCGTTTCATCCAGCGCCGCACCGCCGGCACCGCCGCCACATACGGCACCGCCGCACTCACCTCCGCCGTTCGAATCTCCCGCTCGGGATAATACCCGTCCACCAACAGCCGCACCTGCCCGTCCACGCAGCGCAGTTCGGTCTTCCACCGGCGGCACACGCGCGCCACCGCCTCGGGATCCTTCACATCCACACCGAGCTTCAAACAGTACCAGGCCAGCGTCCGGTACATCGCGCCGGTGTCCACATACACATACCCCAGCGCCCGCGCCACCAACCTGGCATTGGTGCTCTTGCCGCTGGCGCTGGTCCCGTCAATGGCAATGACAATGGGCGATTCCAAGGTTCCCGTTCCCCGGGCGGCCGACCGGCAAGAGGTCCCGCCCATTCACTCGTCAGCCCCGCCAACCATTAACTGCTCCGGGGCAAGAACCGCACCGGTTCGGGCGTCACGAATCCGCACGCCCAGGCCCTCCGGAGGCGGCGCAGCCAGTTTCCCGAAAAAATTCGGAAATGTCTTGGCCACGCAGGCCGGATTGTGAATCCGGATCCCGGGCACTTTCAATCCCAGAATGGCAAAGCACATCGCCATGCGATGGTCCTGGTAGGTCCGGATCTCCGCACCGTGCAGGGCCGAGGGCCACACCGTCAGTGTGTCTCCCACCTCCTCCACCCGCGCCCCGCAACGCGTCAGCTCCGTGCGCAGGGCCGCCACCCGCTCGCATTCCTGCAACCGCAACCGCCCCAGATCGGTGAACCGGCACACCACCCCGCACAACGGCGCCAGCACCACGGCCGTCATGATCGCATCCCCCAGGTCGCGCGCCCGCGAAATCTCCAGTTCCATCCACCGCGAATGATCCCGACCGGCGTGCCCGGCGGCCAACATCATCTGCCAGACCCCGGGAAACCGCGCGTCCACCTGCATCTCCGGCGACGGCCAGCGCCGTACCTGCACCGGCCAACGCGACGGATCCAACACGGCCGGGTCCCCATCCAGCATCGGCCAGATCCATGCCGGATCGTTGGCCGCCCAAAAATAACTCCCGCTGGACGCGTCCGGCTCAATCTCAAACTCGCCTCCCCCGGCAGGAAACCGCTCCCGCAACCTGAGCGTCATCGCCACATAGGGCGATTCCTCCGGGTCCTCGCCACATACGTGTACCGACCATCCCCCCGCCGCCGCACATAGCAACAGGGCCGACGCAAACTGCGAGCTCTCCCCTATGCCCACCGCACATTCACCCCCCCGCGGCCCGCCCCCCTCGATCAACGCAGGCAGCCGGTCGTTCGGCGTCTCCACCCGGTAACCCAACTGCCGCAACGCCGCAAACAACGCCCCCTGTGGCCGCTCGTGCATCCGGGGCGTCCCATGCAGCCGATACCAGCCCCGACCCAGCGCAACCAGCGCCGCCAAAAACCGCGCCGCCGTCCCCGCATTGCCCACGTACAACTCCAACGGAGCCGACCTGCTTCCGCCCGCCGGCACCCGCCCCCCACAGCCCCGAACCCGAATCGTCCGATTCGCCTGCTCGCCCGGATCCGGCTCCACCCGGAGCTCCAGCCCCAACCGCCGCAGCGCCTCCACCATTACCTGGGTGTCCTCGCTCCACAGCGCACCCCGCAACACAAACTCGCCCGACCCCAGCGCAGCCAGCACCAACGCCCGGTTCGTCAAGCTCTTCGATCCGGGCACGGTCACCCGCGCCACCACCGGCCCGCTCAACGGCTCGATCTCAATGATTTCCGGTAATGCCATGAAAATCCGCACCCATTCCTCCAGGCGGCGCACCGGCCGACACAAAACCGGGTTCATCACCCGCAGCCATCACCCGCCCCGCACACGCCACCTCACTCCGGAGACGACAGGGCACCGCGCCCCCGGCACCACGCATCCCGCCGCTCTTTGGCTACTTGGAAGAACTTGTATAACGCGTTCCCGTCCCCGGCGGCGAGCCACCGACGCACCGCCTCCAATTCCCGCACCAACTCGCACAAAGCACGGTCCAGGTGCCGGCGGTTGGCCAGCGCAATGTCCCGCCACATCTCCGGAGAACCGGATGCCACCCGCGTCGTGTCCCGAAACCCCGAAGCGCAAAGTTCCCGCTGCTCCTTCCTCCGCCCCGACGCCAGCACCAGGGCCGCCAGCGCAGCCGCCACCACATGCGGCAGGTGACTCGACCGGCTCACCAATTGGTCGTGCCGGTCCGGAGACATCTCCAACACCCGCGCCCCCAACGCCGCCCACAACCGCCGCGCCTCCCTCAACGCACGTCCGCTCGTGCGCGCCGTGGGTGTCAACACCGTCACCGCACCCTCAAACAGATCCGGATGCGCCGCCCCCACGCCCGTCCTCTCATTGCCCGCCATGGGATGACTCCCGATGAACTCCGCCCCGGCACGGCGGATCAGCGGTTCAAGTTCCTTCACCACCGGCCCCTTCACACTCCCCACATCCGTCACCACCGCACCCCGTTTCAACGCCCCCCGCATCGCCAGTGCCAGGGGGAGCATCTGCCCCAGCGGCGTACACAACACCACCAAATCCGCCCCCGCCACCGCCTCGCCAAGATCCAGCGTCGCCTCGTCCACCGCCCCCGCCCGGCAACATTCCCCCACTGCCTGACGCCGCCGCACATAACCCACCACCCGACGGGCCAACCCTTTGCGCCGAAGCGCCATCCCCAGCGACCCGCCCAACAACCCTACACCAATTACGCTCACCTTGTCCCAGTGCACGACTGCAGCTTAGGCAACGGCCGGGCGCGACCCAAGCAAAACGCGGTCCCCCACAAAGACCCCGTTGACGTCCGGACCCGACTTCGCTAGATTTTCCGCGCACTGAGGTTCCAGAGTAGCTCAATGGTAGAGCAGCCGGCTGTTAACCGGCGGGTTACAGGTTCGAGTCCTGTCTCTGGAGCCAATTTTATTGCCCCAATCCCTCATACCCCCTGCCCGCCAACCTCGCCGGTACGTTCTCAAGCCTGACCAGCCTTTGAAAAAGGGCGCATTCCCTCGCGCGAACCGCCCCTTCCACGCCGACCGCTCCCCGGCACCTAAACCAGACGCAAACGGCCTCAATGCCAGCTCGTCCGGCACCGCCCGCCGCTTTCACGTTCGCCCTTGACGTGCCGCGCTACCGCTCCCCGGGCGGGCCCATACAGGCCCTTGCCCCGGCGCCCATAAAAAAACAAGGCCGCTTTCCCATGCCGGGAAAGCGGCCCGCTCACCCAGAAAAACACCCTAAAAACCGGGTCCGGACCTCAACCGCCCGAAGGTCCTTCTCTGTGATACCTCAAACAAACGGCCACGGAAGACCGTGCCGCACCCACGATGGTCGCCTGGGAGTGACCGCGTCCCCGCGGTCTGCAAGAATAGCGGGCACAGGGGACTGTGCCCCTCCCTAAATGATCCCTGGGAGGGACGGCGTCCTCGCCGTCCCCAAGAACACGGGCGCAAAGGACTGTGCCCCTCCCGGAGGCGTTCGCCCGCCCATCGCTTTCAGTCGCCGAGGACGCCGGCCCTCCAAAGGCGGCGTGCGCTGCCAAATAACGGGGCACGGAGGACCGTGCCTCACCCACAATGGTCGCTTGGGAGGGACCGCGTCCCCGCGGTCCGCAAGAATCCGGGCACAGGGGACTGTGCCCCTCCCTGAGTGGATCTTTGGGAGGGACGGCGTCCCCGCCGTCCGCAAGAACTCGGGTGCTGAGGGTGGCGACCCATCCTCCAAATTCTTCTCCGTGTCCTCTGCGTTCCTCAGGTTCTTTTCCCGCTCGGTGCTTTTATGGTTTTACGTCGGCGGTCCGGGTGGTCCGCTGGTCCTTTCCCACGACGCAAGAAGTCACTTCAATTCAGCCAAAACCTTCCGCGCTTCGGCGGCAAACGGCGCGTTGGGTGCCAGGGCCAGTGCCCGCTCCAGTGACTGGCGTGCCTGCCCCGGCTGTTTTAGCTGACGTTGCACCAGGCCGAGCTGGTAAAACGCCTCCGCATCATCCGGCCGTTGCCGGGTATAATCGGTCAGGGCCGCACTCGCCCGGGCCAGGTCACCCCGTTGCAGGCCCAGCACCCCCACAATCCGCGCAATCGCCGCATCATTTCGATCGTTCTCGCGGATTCGCAACGCCAGCTCGTAAGCCTTGTCCGGCTGCTTCAGCGGTCCGGCGTACAGAATGGCCAGCTCGCGCAGGGCCGGCGTGAAGTTGGGGAACACGGCACGTGCGGCCTCGTAAAGCCGCGCCGCTTCCGCCGCGTTCCCGGATCGCGCCTCCAACGCCGCCCACGCCACCAACGCCGGGACGTCGTTGGTCCTGGAGACGGCCCACTGCCGCAACTGACTTGCCTCGGCCGGCGTGGTCGGCGGATTTTCCGCCAAGGCAATCGCACGCTGAAATTCCTCGATCTGCCGGGTCAAGGAGGGATCCGGTCGCAGTTGCGCAGCCTGTTGGAGTGCTTGCTGTGCCTGGGCCACCCGCCCCTGACTGTAACGGGCCCAGGCCAGGTCGTACCATACCCGCGGGTCGTTCGGCAGCTTGCGCGCGACCTCTTCCAACAGGCTGGCAGCCCAGGTTTGATCCCCTTTGCGCCACACCAACCGAGCCAGCGTGTAAGCCGCTTGCGCATCGTCCGGGGCACGATCCCGGGCACGCCGGGCCAGTTCAATGGCACGATCCAGCCGGTCCGGCATTTCACCCATCCACCGGGCCACCTTGGTCATGAAGACAACCGAGTCGGGCACCAGTTCCAGCGCCTTCTGCCCCGCCTCCACGGCCTGTGCCCAGCGCCCGCGGATCGCATACACTTCCGCGATCCGTGACCACAACACGGGGTCGCGCGGGTCTTTCCGCGCACGGGCCTCCAACTCGGCCAGCCGGGCGTCATCCACCGACTGCGCCTGCAGATCCAGCAGCGCCAACCGACGCCGCGCCTCCTGGGCCTCGGGCCCGTCAGGTCGCAACTGGATGGTGGTTTGGAAGGCCACCCGCGCCGCGGTCTCCTCACCCAACATGTAATGCGTCATGGCGAGGTGAAACTGGACCTCCGGCTCTTCCGGCAACTTCCGGGCGCTCTCCTGGAGCAGCGGCAGGGCCCGGGCATATTCGCCGCGCCGGAACAGAATCCAACCCAGGGTGTCCGCACTGGCGGGTTCGCCGGGTTGCAGGTCCACCGCCTGGCGGGCCAACTGATACGCACGGTCCAAGTCGTTGAGATTCTCCGCAAGCAGCCAGGCCAGGTTGTTCAGGGCCGGTCCATACCGGGGCTGGATCTCCAGGATCCGTTCGTAGGTCTTGCGCGCCTCGGCGTAGTTGGTCAGCGCGGTGTGCAGCAGCGCCAGTTGCATGAGTGAGACGATGTCTTTCGGGTTGGCCTTGACCAGCCCCTGCAAGCGATCCACCGCCTCGTTCTGACGGCCCGTGGCCACGTAAATGCGCGCCAACTCCGCGTGGGCGGGCCGGTAATCGGGAGCCACCTCCACGGCTTTCAACAGGGCACGTTCCGCCTCCGGAAGATTGGTCTGAAACAGGTGCACCTGGTAGAGCAGCATCCAGGGCAGGGGCGAATTGGTATGCCGGGCCAATTCGGCCTCCGCACGGCGCCGTGCGTCATCGAAACGCCGGGCGATCAGATCCAGCTGAACCAACTGTTCCACCGCCGGAAGGTAGCCGGGTCGGATCCGCACGGCGTTTTC
This DNA window, taken from Limisphaera ngatamarikiensis, encodes the following:
- a CDS encoding homoserine dehydrogenase — protein: MDVLNLGMVGGGTVGSGVFHALQQNGEVLARRIGVRIQVRKVAVKAVDEPRPYPIPHRFLTTDWRAVVEDPEVHLVTELVGGTTVARTIVLTALRLGKPVITANKALLSAHGPELFREAERHGTNLYYEASVCGGIPIIKALREGFVGNRIRALYGIVNGTCNYILTRMARDRADFPTVLAEAQRQGYAETPPDLDIDGHDAQHKTGILASLAHGTWIPASRINVEGIRSVTPLDLEFAAQLGYTIKLLGIVKQLNAPESDEDPTEVQVSVYPALIPSAHVLAGVQGVFNAVFVRGDVVGDTLFYGQGAGKDATASAVLSDLADAALDVRLGTRRRRPAFVEVPGRIRVVPMDEIVTRSFVRLSVVDRPGVLARIAAVFGQAKIGIASVIQPEGHTGEVVPLILMLHEAPDGAVRKALARIGRLPVVKAPPVRFRVESLS
- the thrC gene encoding threonine synthase, producing the protein MIRYHSTNRASPPVDLREALLRGQAPDRGLYLPERFPVVDHQVRRHFTSLPYAAIAAEVLAPYTEGLLTRDELETLCRQAYDFPVPLEPVQGMNRVWILRLDRGPTASFKDFAARWMARVLARLVAQDGRPLTILTATSGDTGSAVASAFHRVPGIRVVVLFPRHEVSNRQRRQMTTLGDNIRCVALEGKFDDCQALVKQAFADPALAGLNLSSANSINIGRLLPQTVYYFYAASRVADPDEPVDVVVPSGNFGNMMGAVIARRMGLPVRRLIVPVNANDEFPRYLATGRYEKVVPSRACLSNAMNVGHPSNLARLVAVYGGWMDESGRIREQPDLDAMRRDLFSVSVSDEETRTAIREAWERHQLLLEPHGAVAWRGYQHYLHTTQPPAAPAVLLETAHPAKFPEEIERLLGFQPEEPDSLKALDHLPESYDSLEPRYDLFRDYLLALPRP
- a CDS encoding diaminopimelate decarboxylase family protein; the encoded protein is MNQVDPSRSTARRRIPAGSSAESKWRRHFWLRLVVPLTKRFATPFHLFSLLPFQARCEAADRALTGLPVRHWWSAKTLPLPTLWQWWRDQGRPIEVVSEFELQAALAAGFPPDSILVNGPAKHHWLDSFPHSGLNVNFDSLHEVAALVRRARQQRWRVGLRLTPTVMARSNARDRPGQFGMTVPELKTALQRLRRAGLEPEILHFHLGTQIESANLYAAALTGAAAVCRQLQWFPRFVDCGGGWPTDHVKDLTGRHVAHRFSLTEFARILQRARAEFPALKEYWLENGRWFCAPAGALVVRVLDVKPRGRIRYVICDGGRTLHAMISAWETHTVLSHPARRGRAVSTVITGPTCMTFDVLAESPLPENIRPGDFLVWLDAGAYNLSWETRFSHGFAPVLWHDGRTVREIRPAETFDAWWGRWRA
- a CDS encoding lysophospholipid acyltransferase family protein, which codes for MSGVSRMEPIYRVSWRFCRLVFRVYFRWQVDHADRVPAEGGVILAPNHASYLDPPLVGAALTRPVSYLARRSLFRFPPLGWLLRQYRCIPVDRDAAAPAGLRTLLEHLHAGEAVLLFPEGTRSPDGGLRPAQVGLGLLVVRSEAPVVPIRIFGTYEAMSRHHRWPRPRPVRVVFGEPLRFEAQRREARDADRARLKALYQEIARIWEDAVRRLGPNGV
- the cmk gene encoding (d)CMP kinase; the protein is MESPIVIAIDGTSASGKSTNARLVARALGYVYVDTGAMYRTLAWYCLKLGVDVKDPEAVARVCRRWKTELRCVDGQVRLLVDGYYPEREIRTAEVSAAVPYVAAVPAVRRWMKRKQRECIRFGNLVMEGRDIGTNVFPETEFKYYLDASLEERHRRRAAEGVQEDLAARDQRDSQRKVAPLMVPLGARVINTSGMTPEQTSALILEDIRQRLASRGAGESTSA
- a CDS encoding 3-phosphoshikimate 1-carboxyvinyltransferase, yielding MNPVLCRPVRRLEEWVRIFMALPEIIEIEPLSGPVVARVTVPGSKSLTNRALVLAALGSGEFVLRGALWSEDTQVMVEALRRLGLELRVEPDPGEQANRTIRVRGCGGRVPAGGSRSAPLELYVGNAGTAARFLAALVALGRGWYRLHGTPRMHERPQGALFAALRQLGYRVETPNDRLPALIEGGGPRGGECAVGIGESSQFASALLLCAAAGGWSVHVCGEDPEESPYVAMTLRLRERFPAGGGEFEIEPDASSGSYFWAANDPAWIWPMLDGDPAVLDPSRWPVQVRRWPSPEMQVDARFPGVWQMMLAAGHAGRDHSRWMELEISRARDLGDAIMTAVVLAPLCGVVCRFTDLGRLRLQECERVAALRTELTRCGARVEEVGDTLTVWPSALHGAEIRTYQDHRMAMCFAILGLKVPGIRIHNPACVAKTFPNFFGKLAAPPPEGLGVRIRDARTGAVLAPEQLMVGGADE
- a CDS encoding prephenate dehydrogenase/arogenate dehydrogenase family protein, with protein sequence MHWDKVSVIGVGLLGGSLGMALRRKGLARRVVGYVRRRQAVGECCRAGAVDEATLDLGEAVAGADLVVLCTPLGQMLPLALAMRGALKRGAVVTDVGSVKGPVVKELEPLIRRAGAEFIGSHPMAGNERTGVGAAHPDLFEGAVTVLTPTARTSGRALREARRLWAALGARVLEMSPDRHDQLVSRSSHLPHVVAAALAALVLASGRRKEQRELCASGFRDTTRVASGSPEMWRDIALANRRHLDRALCELVRELEAVRRWLAAGDGNALYKFFQVAKERRDAWCRGRGALSSPE